In Burkholderia gladioli, a genomic segment contains:
- a CDS encoding gamma carbonic anhydrase family protein → MAIYRLGERVPSIDDSAFVADTAAVIGDVRLAADTSVWFGAVLRGDTEPIVIGEGTNVQDGAVLHTERDRPLRVAAHVTIGHQVVLHGCTIGDYSLIGIQAVVLDGAVIGRQCLVGAGAIVTAGTVVPDRSLVLGAPAKVVRELSEAELTRLRGNIEFYADQRRPQYLRELVRLDR, encoded by the coding sequence ATGGCGATTTACCGACTTGGCGAGCGCGTGCCGTCGATCGACGACAGCGCCTTCGTGGCCGATACCGCGGCCGTGATCGGCGACGTGCGGCTCGCCGCCGATACCAGCGTCTGGTTCGGCGCCGTGCTGCGCGGCGATACCGAACCCATCGTGATCGGCGAGGGCACCAACGTGCAGGACGGCGCGGTGCTGCATACCGAGCGCGATCGTCCGCTGCGGGTGGCGGCCCATGTCACGATCGGCCACCAGGTGGTGCTGCACGGCTGCACGATCGGCGACTACAGCCTGATCGGCATCCAGGCGGTGGTGCTCGACGGCGCGGTGATCGGCCGCCAGTGCCTGGTGGGCGCGGGTGCGATCGTCACGGCCGGCACCGTGGTGCCGGATCGCTCGCTGGTGCTGGGCGCGCCGGCCAAGGTGGTGCGGGAGCTCTCGGAGGCGGAACTCACGCGCTTGCGCGGCAATATCGAGTTTTATGCCGATCAGCGGCGGCCGCAGTACCTGCGCGAGCTGGTGAGGCTGGATCGGTGA
- a CDS encoding M14 family metallopeptidase, whose protein sequence is MSQAAYPIEVEFPDIGVHAEGNTGIAHVHSFDSGAPGPHVMVNALTHGNEVCGAIVVDALLRVGLRPRRGRLTLAFANVAAYARFDPAQPDRARFVDQDFNRVWTAALLDDVARRSSELDRARAMRPVIDTVDLLLDLHSMHEKSAPLIVAGPLDKGVELAVQLGAPATVIGDEGHPEGRRLRDYAGFGDPASERNALLIECGQHWEASAVEVARDSTARFLLGAGVIEPADLPAGWLRPLPARMTVVRVTEPVVASSMDFRFAGPYTGLERFETAGTTIGWSNGEAVRTPYDDCMLVMPSLRQLRPGVTVVRLGRIERRFDHAARRQEHLE, encoded by the coding sequence ATGAGCCAGGCTGCCTATCCGATCGAAGTCGAGTTCCCCGATATCGGCGTGCATGCCGAGGGCAACACCGGCATCGCCCATGTCCACAGCTTCGATTCCGGCGCGCCGGGGCCGCACGTGATGGTGAACGCGCTCACGCATGGCAACGAGGTCTGCGGCGCGATCGTGGTGGACGCGCTGCTGCGCGTCGGCCTGCGCCCGCGCCGCGGACGCCTGACGCTGGCCTTCGCCAACGTCGCGGCCTATGCACGCTTCGATCCCGCGCAGCCCGACCGCGCGCGCTTCGTCGACCAGGACTTCAACCGCGTCTGGACGGCGGCCCTGCTCGACGACGTCGCGCGCCGCTCGTCCGAGCTCGATCGGGCCCGCGCGATGCGCCCCGTGATCGACACGGTCGACCTGCTGCTGGACCTGCATTCGATGCACGAGAAAAGCGCGCCGCTGATCGTGGCCGGGCCGCTCGACAAGGGCGTCGAACTGGCCGTCCAGCTCGGCGCGCCGGCCACGGTGATTGGCGACGAAGGCCATCCCGAAGGCCGTCGCCTGCGCGACTACGCGGGGTTCGGCGATCCCGCCAGCGAGCGCAACGCGTTGCTGATCGAATGCGGCCAGCACTGGGAGGCGAGCGCCGTCGAGGTCGCGCGAGACAGCACCGCCCGTTTCCTGCTCGGCGCCGGCGTGATCGAGCCGGCCGATTTGCCGGCCGGCTGGCTGCGGCCCTTGCCGGCACGGATGACGGTGGTTCGCGTGACCGAGCCGGTGGTGGCGAGCAGCATGGATTTCCGTTTCGCCGGGCCCTACACGGGGCTGGAGCGCTTCGAGACGGCCGGCACCACGATCGGCTGGTCGAATGGCGAAGCGGTTCGCACGCCTTACGACGACTGCATGCTGGTGATGCCCTCGCTGCGCCAGTTGCGCCCCGGCGTGACCGTGGTGCGCCTCGGCCGCATCGAACGGCGTTTCGATCATGCGGCGCGCCGGCAGGAACATCTGGAATGA
- a CDS encoding RNA polymerase sigma factor, translating to MNVTSTHASHPLAEDRALRRRLLALARRWLADGSEAEDLVQDTYLRTATGDLPPTAAGHEAWLATVLRHLCIDVLRRRERYRGILAREAETGSPGLDAAHPEQLVEQARRLEAALQHLAHVLPAVDGAVVLLHEVFGFDHAELGPLTGRSEAASRQHLRRLLGRLRERPVAPGESVPQDDERADWLALCRLAVGQRDPAGLVAALRAARPQSLAAGAARVASRAALPGTVQAGSSLLQIHGQLGLAFHVNGIQVAWLPLTSAVEEA from the coding sequence ATGAACGTGACATCCACCCACGCCTCCCATCCCCTGGCCGAGGACCGCGCCCTGCGCCGGCGCTTGCTGGCCCTGGCGCGCCGCTGGCTGGCCGACGGCAGCGAAGCCGAGGACCTGGTCCAGGACACCTACCTGCGAACCGCCACGGGCGACCTGCCGCCCACCGCGGCCGGCCACGAGGCCTGGCTCGCCACCGTGCTGCGCCATCTGTGCATCGACGTGCTGCGCCGCCGCGAACGTTACCGGGGCATCCTGGCGCGCGAGGCAGAGACCGGCAGCCCCGGCCTCGACGCGGCGCATCCCGAGCAACTGGTCGAGCAGGCCCGGCGCCTGGAAGCCGCCTTGCAGCATCTCGCGCATGTGCTGCCAGCCGTGGACGGCGCCGTGGTGCTGCTGCACGAGGTATTCGGTTTCGATCACGCTGAACTGGGGCCGCTGACGGGACGCAGCGAGGCGGCCTCGCGCCAGCACCTGCGCCGCCTGCTGGGCCGCCTGCGCGAGCGCCCCGTGGCGCCCGGCGAATCCGTCCCGCAGGATGACGAGCGTGCCGACTGGCTCGCCCTGTGCCGTCTTGCGGTCGGCCAGCGCGATCCGGCCGGGCTGGTCGCCGCGCTGCGGGCCGCCCGCCCGCAAAGCCTGGCCGCGGGTGCCGCCCGCGTAGCGTCGCGAGCCGCCCTGCCCGGCACCGTCCAGGCCGGCAGCAGCCTGCTGCAGATCCACGGTCAACTGGGGCTGGCCTTCCATGTGAACGGCATCCAGGTCGCCTGGCTGCCGTTGACGTCCGCCGTCGAGGAAGCCTGA
- a CDS encoding ATP-dependent Clp protease proteolytic subunit, whose amino-acid sequence MLANDKEQDGAAQPAPGQPGAFLEEKAFRARTVLVFGTITDALASETVRRLLALDAESAAPIDMIVSSPGGHLESGDAIHDVVRFIDAPVNMIGTGWVGSAATHLYLGAARERRFCLPQTRFLIHQPSGGASGQASDIAIQAQEIVKARERIAAVIARECGQPLARVLEDIERDRWMPAQEALRYGLVARVVERRAELADR is encoded by the coding sequence ATGCTTGCCAACGACAAGGAACAGGACGGCGCGGCCCAGCCCGCGCCGGGACAGCCCGGCGCCTTCCTGGAGGAGAAGGCCTTTCGCGCGCGCACCGTGCTGGTGTTCGGCACCATCACCGACGCGCTCGCCTCGGAAACCGTGCGCCGCCTGCTGGCGCTCGATGCCGAATCCGCCGCGCCGATCGACATGATCGTGTCCTCGCCGGGCGGCCATCTCGAGTCGGGCGACGCAATCCACGACGTAGTCCGCTTCATCGACGCGCCGGTCAACATGATCGGCACCGGCTGGGTGGGCAGCGCCGCCACCCACCTGTACCTGGGCGCCGCGCGCGAGCGGCGCTTCTGCCTGCCGCAGACGCGCTTCCTGATCCACCAGCCGAGCGGCGGCGCCAGCGGCCAGGCCAGCGATATCGCGATCCAGGCGCAGGAGATCGTCAAGGCGCGCGAGCGCATCGCGGCGGTGATCGCCCGCGAATGCGGGCAGCCGCTGGCCCGCGTGCTGGAGGATATCGAGCGCGATCGGTGGATGCCGGCGCAGGAGGCGCTGCGATATGGGCTGGTGGCGCGCGTGGTGGAGCGGCGGGCCGAGCTGGCGGATCGCTAA
- a CDS encoding AAA family ATPase, with translation MQEEQATNKSPHTHAWQAVKEHFGDVPTAELSSALRVFPSYIRTEVQAALLECFKAYRTRLLGINRAHESFMPARISGLFVEPRGPAPADFALTPVRYESIDVGEDEPVEGLDNALWLVHDQSNLRAAVLFTRFEPPRGPRTVNVEIAFSPSPDSAAFVTRTFETIEQTLSKTKLYRGKVLSFEDKEGYIGQTKGVTVHRLTTVTRNEVILSAATMEALDLHIFQFAKSRPALAKLGHSQQKGILLYGPPGTGKTHIIRYLASNLEHHTTLLITAGQVAALDEYVNLAKLLQPCLIVIEDVDLIGRDRTQMRETKEEAMLNRLLNEMDGLSPSAQLFFILTTNRPDDIEDAIAGRPGRIDQAIEIPAPDDECRLRLLELYGSAMEIPTDVAEAAVAKTTGVSAAFIKELVRRLAQQSIMRGSPGKVTMGDLDNVFAELARHDGKLARTLLGGTAASPRTQPARTAAD, from the coding sequence GTGCAGGAAGAACAAGCCACGAATAAGAGTCCACACACGCATGCCTGGCAGGCCGTCAAAGAGCACTTTGGTGACGTTCCGACTGCCGAGCTTTCCTCCGCTTTGCGAGTGTTTCCGAGCTACATTCGGACGGAGGTCCAGGCAGCGTTGCTTGAATGCTTCAAGGCATATCGAACGCGCCTTCTCGGTATCAATCGAGCACACGAAAGCTTCATGCCTGCGCGCATCTCGGGTCTCTTTGTCGAACCGCGAGGCCCGGCGCCAGCGGACTTCGCTCTGACGCCAGTGCGCTATGAATCTATCGATGTCGGCGAAGATGAGCCGGTCGAAGGGTTGGATAACGCCCTCTGGCTGGTCCACGACCAGTCGAATCTTCGAGCAGCCGTTCTTTTCACGCGCTTCGAACCGCCGAGAGGGCCTCGCACCGTCAACGTGGAGATTGCGTTTTCCCCGTCACCGGATAGCGCGGCGTTCGTGACACGCACGTTCGAGACCATCGAACAGACGCTTTCGAAGACCAAACTCTATCGGGGGAAAGTACTCTCGTTTGAGGACAAAGAGGGCTATATCGGGCAGACCAAGGGCGTCACTGTGCATCGTCTGACCACGGTCACGCGCAACGAGGTGATTCTTTCAGCCGCCACGATGGAAGCGCTTGACCTCCACATCTTCCAGTTCGCGAAGAGCAGACCAGCGCTTGCAAAGCTTGGTCACTCCCAACAGAAGGGAATCCTGCTTTACGGGCCGCCTGGCACCGGGAAGACACACATCATTCGCTACCTTGCGTCCAATCTGGAGCATCACACGACGCTGCTCATCACGGCCGGACAGGTCGCGGCACTCGACGAATATGTCAACCTCGCCAAGCTCCTCCAGCCCTGCCTCATCGTTATCGAGGATGTGGATTTGATTGGCAGGGACAGGACGCAGATGAGGGAGACGAAAGAGGAGGCAATGCTCAATCGCCTCCTCAATGAAATGGACGGACTCAGTCCATCGGCACAGCTCTTCTTCATCCTCACCACCAACCGCCCTGACGACATCGAAGATGCCATCGCCGGTCGCCCCGGCCGTATCGACCAAGCCATCGAGATACCGGCTCCCGACGACGAATGTCGCCTGAGGCTGCTCGAGCTTTATGGAAGTGCCATGGAAATCCCGACCGATGTTGCCGAGGCTGCCGTGGCCAAGACAACAGGGGTTAGCGCTGCATTCATAAAAGAGCTCGTCCGCCGATTGGCGCAGCAGAGCATCATGCGAGGCAGCCCCGGCAAGGTGACCATGGGCGACCTGGACAATGTTTTCGCGGAGCTGGCACGCCACGATGGCAAGCTCGCGCGCACGCTTCTAGGTGGAACCGCCGCGTCGCCTCGGACTCAGCCGGCGCGAACGGCGGCCGACTAA
- a CDS encoding porin gives MCRTLQALNTIKHATRALGGLALLTSVPVHAQSNITLYGTIDISLSHVGHARGKDNLWLLGNSSMGNLTGSSWGLKGSEDLGGGLKAIFQLENGFDPGNGQLAGGRLFGNQAFVGLASERYGTLTLGRQYDPLVDLVQGITAGNDFGSAFATAGDVDNYDNSFRVNNAVKYASPALSGLRFEAMYAFGGVAGRVGAGQSYSAGLAYELGPFSLAGGYFQAANTPAKARWREDWAGTSDGTFNGPVNTAYASARSIGITRVAARYVLGAFTFGAGYSHARYGRDGSSSFRAGERFDTGQGFLTYQANAAWLIGAGYSYTKSGGDSSTSYRQLSLGSDYMLSKRTDLYVTAAYQHARGRTGGDAGSKPKAQASIGSYGYAGTSVQTLLNLGVRHRF, from the coding sequence ATGTGCCGGACCTTGCAAGCCCTGAACACCATCAAGCACGCTACCCGCGCGCTGGGCGGCCTCGCCCTGCTGACATCGGTGCCCGTTCATGCTCAATCGAACATCACGCTATACGGCACCATCGACATATCACTGAGCCATGTCGGCCATGCCAGGGGCAAGGACAATCTCTGGCTGCTCGGCAACAGCAGCATGGGCAACCTGACCGGCAGCAGCTGGGGCTTGAAGGGCAGCGAGGACCTGGGCGGCGGGCTGAAGGCGATCTTCCAGCTCGAAAACGGCTTCGATCCCGGCAACGGCCAGCTTGCCGGCGGCCGCCTGTTCGGCAACCAGGCCTTCGTCGGCCTCGCCAGCGAGCGATATGGCACGCTCACGCTCGGCCGCCAGTACGATCCGCTGGTCGATCTCGTGCAGGGCATCACCGCCGGCAATGATTTCGGCAGCGCATTCGCGACGGCGGGCGATGTCGACAATTACGACAACAGCTTTCGCGTGAACAACGCGGTGAAATATGCTTCGCCGGCCTTATCCGGCTTGCGCTTCGAGGCGATGTACGCGTTCGGCGGCGTCGCGGGCCGGGTGGGCGCCGGGCAATCGTATTCGGCTGGCCTGGCCTACGAGCTGGGCCCGTTCAGCCTGGCCGGCGGCTATTTCCAGGCCGCCAACACGCCGGCGAAGGCGCGTTGGCGCGAGGACTGGGCCGGCACCTCGGACGGCACCTTCAACGGCCCGGTCAACACCGCGTATGCCAGCGCGCGCTCGATCGGCATCACGCGCGTGGCGGCCCGATACGTGCTGGGCGCATTCACCTTCGGAGCGGGTTATAGCCACGCTCGCTACGGCCGGGACGGCAGTTCGTCATTCCGGGCCGGCGAGCGATTCGACACCGGCCAGGGTTTCCTGACCTACCAGGCAAACGCGGCCTGGCTGATCGGCGCGGGTTACAGCTATACGAAATCGGGCGGAGACAGTTCGACGAGCTATCGACAGTTGTCGCTCGGCTCGGACTACATGCTCTCGAAGCGCACCGACCTGTATGTCACGGCGGCCTATCAGCATGCACGCGGCCGAACCGGCGGCGACGCCGGGAGCAAGCCGAAGGCGCAGGCCTCGATCGGCTCGTATGGTTATGCGGGCACGAGCGTGCAGACCCTGCTCAACCTCGGCGTGCGTCACCGCTTCTGA
- a CDS encoding PadR family transcriptional regulator: MSLPHALLTALVERSCSGSELAARFDRSIGHFWHATHQQIYRELARLEEAGFIEALPETSTRGRKRGYRILAAGRGELRRWITEEEEPPALRDEFMVRLRAEAAVGPTGLEKEIARRMERHREKLALYREIEKKDFPDEPRDRGTALQLLVLQVGIRYEENWLVVLEEALAALQKPALDTDSMPATARRRAAPSRAGKRVAGKS, from the coding sequence ATGTCCCTGCCTCATGCCCTGCTCACCGCGCTGGTCGAACGATCCTGTTCCGGATCGGAGCTGGCCGCGCGTTTCGATCGATCGATCGGCCATTTCTGGCATGCCACCCACCAGCAGATCTATCGCGAGCTGGCGCGCCTGGAGGAAGCCGGCTTCATCGAGGCGCTGCCCGAAACCTCCACGCGCGGCCGCAAGCGCGGCTACCGCATCCTGGCGGCGGGACGCGGCGAGTTGCGGCGCTGGATCACCGAGGAGGAGGAGCCGCCCGCGCTGCGCGACGAGTTCATGGTGCGCCTGCGTGCCGAGGCGGCGGTCGGGCCCACCGGGCTGGAAAAGGAGATCGCGCGCCGCATGGAGCGGCACCGCGAGAAGCTCGCGCTGTATCGCGAGATCGAGAAGAAGGACTTCCCCGACGAGCCGCGGGATCGCGGCACGGCCTTGCAACTGCTGGTGCTGCAGGTCGGCATCCGTTACGAGGAAAACTGGCTGGTGGTGCTGGAGGAGGCGCTGGCCGCCTTGCAAAAACCGGCACTGGATACCGATTCGATGCCGGCCACGGCGCGCCGCCGCGCCGCTCCATCCCGGGCCGGCAAGCGCGTTGCCGGAAAATCCTGA
- a CDS encoding NADPH-dependent 2,4-dienoyl-CoA reductase, protein MIPYPNLLRPLDLGFTTLRNRVLMGSMHIGLEEAPNGFERMAAFYAERARGEVGLIVTGGIAPNERGRPMRGGAMLSKEAEAEPHRRVTDAVHAEGGKIAMQILHFGRYSYQPNLVAPSAIQAPINPFVPHELSDEEVEQTIDDFVRCAALAQHAGYDGVEIMGSEGYLINEFIAARTNHRSDRWGGDYTQRIRFPVEIVRRVRERVGPRFILIYRLSMLDLVEGGSTLDEVIQLARAIEQAGATIINTGIGWHEARVPTIATKVPRAAYAWVTQTLMGQVSVPLVATNRINTPEMAESLLADGACDMVSMARPFLADADFVRKAREGRGDEINTCIGCNQACLDHTFAGKVTSCLVNPRACHETEIVIAPAGQRKRIAVVGAGPAGLACAVTAAERGHEVTLIEAAAEIGGQFNLAKKVPGKEEFHETLRYFRRRIESTGVTLRLGERASGEALLREQFDEVVVATGIVPRRPPIEGLDHPKVLAYLEVLRDDKPVGRKVAIVGAGGIGFDVAEYLVHEGESASLDAAKFFAEWGVDTAYAERGGLRLPQPARAARQVYLLQRKASKVGDGLGKTTGWIHRAALKARGVKMVPAVEYRRIDDEGLHLSIDGEPQVLPVDNVVICAGQEPLRELADQLEAAGMRVHVIGGAAEAGELDAKRAIHQGTTLAARL, encoded by the coding sequence ATGATCCCCTACCCGAACCTGCTGCGTCCGCTCGACCTTGGCTTCACCACCCTGAGAAATCGCGTCCTGATGGGCTCGATGCATATCGGCCTCGAAGAGGCGCCGAACGGCTTCGAGCGCATGGCCGCCTTCTACGCCGAGCGCGCGCGCGGCGAGGTGGGCCTGATCGTGACGGGCGGCATCGCGCCGAACGAACGCGGGCGGCCGATGCGCGGCGGCGCGATGCTGAGCAAGGAGGCCGAGGCGGAACCGCATCGCCGCGTGACCGATGCGGTGCATGCCGAAGGCGGCAAGATCGCGATGCAGATCCTGCATTTCGGGCGCTATTCCTACCAGCCGAACCTGGTGGCGCCGAGCGCGATCCAGGCGCCGATCAATCCCTTCGTGCCGCACGAACTCAGCGACGAGGAAGTCGAGCAGACCATCGACGACTTCGTGCGCTGCGCGGCCCTGGCCCAGCATGCCGGTTACGACGGCGTGGAGATCATGGGTTCCGAGGGCTACCTCATCAACGAATTCATCGCGGCGCGCACCAATCACCGCAGCGATCGCTGGGGCGGGGACTACACGCAGCGCATCCGCTTCCCGGTCGAGATCGTGCGCCGCGTGCGCGAGCGCGTCGGGCCCCGTTTCATCCTGATCTACCGGCTGTCGATGCTCGACCTGGTGGAAGGCGGCTCGACGCTCGACGAGGTGATCCAGCTGGCCCGCGCGATCGAGCAGGCCGGCGCCACCATCATCAACACCGGCATCGGCTGGCACGAGGCGCGGGTGCCCACCATCGCCACCAAGGTGCCGCGCGCGGCCTATGCCTGGGTGACCCAGACGCTGATGGGGCAGGTGAGCGTGCCATTGGTGGCCACCAACCGCATCAACACGCCGGAGATGGCGGAAAGCCTGCTGGCCGATGGCGCTTGCGACATGGTGTCGATGGCGCGCCCGTTCCTGGCCGATGCGGATTTCGTGCGCAAGGCCCGCGAAGGACGCGGCGACGAGATCAACACCTGCATCGGCTGCAACCAGGCCTGCCTCGATCACACCTTCGCCGGCAAGGTCACCTCCTGCCTGGTCAATCCGCGCGCCTGCCACGAGACCGAGATCGTGATCGCGCCGGCCGGGCAACGCAAGCGCATCGCCGTGGTCGGCGCGGGGCCGGCGGGGCTGGCCTGCGCGGTCACCGCGGCCGAGCGCGGCCACGAGGTCACGCTGATCGAGGCGGCCGCCGAGATCGGCGGCCAGTTCAATCTCGCCAAGAAGGTGCCGGGCAAGGAGGAATTCCACGAGACGCTGCGCTACTTCCGCCGCCGCATCGAATCGACCGGCGTGACGCTGCGCCTGGGCGAGCGCGCCAGCGGCGAGGCACTGTTGCGGGAGCAGTTCGACGAGGTGGTGGTGGCCACCGGCATCGTGCCGCGCCGGCCGCCGATCGAGGGCCTGGACCATCCCAAGGTGCTCGCCTATCTGGAGGTGCTGCGCGACGACAAGCCGGTGGGTCGCAAGGTGGCCATCGTCGGCGCTGGCGGGATCGGCTTCGACGTGGCCGAGTACCTGGTGCACGAGGGCGAATCGGCCAGCCTGGACGCCGCGAAGTTCTTCGCCGAATGGGGCGTGGACACCGCCTATGCCGAGCGCGGCGGCCTGCGCCTGCCGCAGCCGGCCCGGGCCGCGCGCCAGGTCTACCTGCTGCAGCGCAAGGCGTCGAAGGTCGGCGACGGGCTCGGCAAGACCACCGGCTGGATCCATCGCGCGGCGCTCAAGGCGCGCGGCGTGAAGATGGTGCCGGCGGTGGAATACCGGCGCATCGACGACGAGGGCCTGCACCTGAGCATCGATGGCGAGCCGCAGGTGCTGCCGGTGGACAACGTGGTGATCTGCGCGGGGCAGGAGCCCTTGCGCGAGCTGGCCGACCAGCTCGAGGCGGCGGGCATGCGCGTGCATGTGATCGGCGGCGCGGCCGAAGCCGGCGAGCTCGACGCCAAGCGCGCGATCCACCAGGGCACCACGCTCGCCGCGAGGCTCTGA
- a CDS encoding nuclear transport factor 2 family protein encodes MDHASLNLNPAVARSLASWHEMVARRDLDGLDALVHPEARFRSPMAFHPYGPAPALLMALRTVITILEDFSYHREFAGADGLDVVLEFSATVQGRQLKGIDMIRFDEQGRIVEFEVMIRPLNALQLLGAEMGARLGAVLPGFKAGA; translated from the coding sequence ATGGACCACGCAAGCCTGAACCTGAACCCCGCCGTGGCGCGCTCGCTGGCGAGCTGGCACGAGATGGTGGCCCGCCGCGATCTCGACGGCCTGGACGCCCTCGTCCATCCCGAAGCGCGCTTTCGCTCGCCGATGGCCTTCCATCCCTATGGCCCCGCGCCGGCCCTGCTGATGGCGCTGCGCACGGTGATCACGATCCTCGAGGACTTCAGCTACCACCGCGAGTTCGCCGGCGCCGACGGGCTCGACGTCGTGCTCGAGTTCAGCGCCACGGTGCAGGGCAGGCAGCTCAAGGGCATCGACATGATCCGCTTCGACGAACAGGGGCGGATTGTCGAGTTCGAGGTGATGATCCGCCCGCTCAATGCGCTGCAGTTGCTGGGCGCGGAAATGGGCGCCCGTCTCGGCGCCGTGCTGCCCGGCTTCAAGGCCGGCGCCTGA
- a CDS encoding enoyl-CoA hydratase-related protein has protein sequence MSSHHFQLDIDKGIAHLQLSRPDQFNVMDRAFFTGLRDHVRALDQGGEVRALVISSTGKHFSAGMDFQEFARMMGDFDTGSPRRRLGFQHALAGLMNCFDVLDKARFPVICAVQGGCIGGGLDLAAACDIRLCSADAFFCLQETQIGMTADLGVLQRLGRLIPAGAARQMAYTSERVGAERALALGLVNAVLPDAEALLQRAMELAREIAAKSPLAVAGTKLAMNFARDHGTDESLRQMAVLQSAIFDPADLLAAVQAWQTRRDPDFDGLPPLFELETLRPG, from the coding sequence ATGAGCAGCCATCATTTCCAGCTCGATATCGACAAGGGCATCGCGCATCTGCAACTGAGCCGCCCGGATCAATTCAATGTCATGGATCGCGCCTTCTTCACCGGCCTGCGCGATCACGTGCGCGCGCTGGACCAGGGCGGCGAGGTCCGCGCGCTGGTGATCAGCTCGACCGGCAAGCATTTTTCCGCCGGCATGGATTTCCAGGAGTTCGCCAGGATGATGGGCGACTTCGATACCGGCAGCCCGCGCCGGCGGCTCGGTTTCCAGCACGCGCTGGCGGGCCTGATGAACTGTTTCGACGTGCTCGACAAGGCGCGCTTCCCGGTGATCTGCGCGGTGCAGGGCGGCTGCATCGGCGGCGGGCTCGACCTGGCCGCCGCCTGCGATATCCGCCTGTGCTCGGCCGACGCCTTCTTCTGCCTGCAGGAAACCCAGATCGGCATGACGGCGGACCTGGGCGTGCTGCAGCGCCTGGGCCGGCTGATCCCCGCGGGCGCGGCCCGGCAGATGGCCTATACCAGCGAGCGCGTGGGCGCGGAGCGCGCCTTGGCGCTGGGCCTCGTCAATGCGGTGCTGCCCGATGCCGAGGCGCTGCTGCAGCGGGCCATGGAGCTCGCGCGCGAGATCGCCGCGAAATCGCCGCTGGCGGTGGCCGGCACCAAGCTCGCGATGAACTTCGCGCGCGACCACGGCACCGACGAATCGCTGCGCCAGATGGCGGTGCTGCAGAGCGCGATCTTCGATCCGGCCGACCTGCTCGCGGCGGTGCAGGCCTGGCAAACCCGGCGCGATCCCGACTTCGACGGCTTGCCGCCCTTGTTCGAGCTGGAGACGCTGCGCCCCGGCTGA
- a CDS encoding DoxX family protein — MTPSSSSPRTLLRLFDPAWLVARLQAYAPLPVRAIVGYGFLAHGYAKILKQPEHFAAILHGIGVPAPHLMAWATIAIELGGGLAVLAGAFVPLVAWPMLAVLLVAMLGVHLPYGFTSIKLMDVIDGVPTFGPPGVETDLLYVAGLLTLAFGGSGPFAVDRRLAPWYARLAGAPRRVAA; from the coding sequence ATGACGCCAAGCTCCTCCTCGCCACGCACGCTGCTTCGGCTGTTCGACCCCGCCTGGCTGGTCGCGCGGCTGCAGGCCTACGCGCCGCTGCCGGTGCGGGCGATCGTCGGCTACGGCTTTCTCGCGCACGGCTACGCCAAGATCCTCAAGCAGCCCGAACATTTCGCGGCGATCCTGCACGGGATCGGCGTGCCGGCGCCGCACCTGATGGCCTGGGCGACCATCGCGATCGAGCTCGGCGGCGGCCTGGCGGTGCTGGCCGGTGCCTTCGTGCCGCTGGTGGCCTGGCCGATGCTGGCGGTGCTGCTGGTGGCGATGCTGGGCGTGCACCTGCCTTACGGCTTCACCTCGATCAAGCTGATGGACGTGATCGACGGCGTGCCGACATTCGGGCCGCCCGGCGTCGAGACCGATCTGCTCTATGTCGCCGGCCTGCTGACGCTGGCCTTCGGCGGCTCGGGCCCGTTCGCCGTCGATCGCCGGCTCGCGCCCTGGTACGCGCGGCTCGCCGGCGCGCCGCGCCGCGTGGCGGCTTGA
- a CDS encoding sigma-70 family RNA polymerase sigma factor: MASPFLSLAGEPDWSPDAAPVRAAGGRAAHRGAAPQPGDAEQRLTALLLRSIEGDKAAYRDFLVELTRLLRARLRAKLRRSDEDLEDLLQEVLIAVHHGLATFRPEVPLTAWISAIVRYKVADHHRARYRWDALHTPLDDDGELFVEAADEAVDARRDVRQLLATLPKGQRVPIEHTRLLGMSVAETASATGLSESAVKVGVHRGLKALAARIRGKGTKNAESAGNEP, encoded by the coding sequence ATGGCAAGCCCGTTCCTGAGCCTGGCAGGCGAGCCGGATTGGTCGCCCGATGCCGCGCCGGTCCGCGCCGCCGGGGGGCGCGCGGCACATCGCGGCGCGGCACCCCAGCCGGGCGACGCCGAGCAGCGGCTGACCGCGCTGCTGCTGCGCTCGATCGAGGGCGACAAGGCCGCCTATCGCGACTTCCTGGTCGAGCTGACGCGGTTGCTGCGCGCGCGCCTGCGCGCCAAGCTGCGCCGCAGCGACGAGGATCTCGAGGACCTGCTGCAGGAGGTGCTGATCGCGGTCCATCACGGGCTCGCCACCTTCCGGCCCGAGGTGCCGCTGACGGCCTGGATCAGCGCGATCGTGCGCTACAAGGTGGCCGACCATCATCGCGCGCGCTATCGCTGGGACGCGCTGCACACGCCGCTCGACGACGATGGCGAGCTGTTCGTCGAGGCGGCCGACGAGGCCGTCGACGCCCGGCGCGACGTGCGGCAACTGCTGGCGACGCTGCCGAAGGGCCAGCGCGTGCCGATCGAGCACACGCGCCTGCTCGGCATGTCGGTGGCGGAAACGGCCTCGGCCACGGGGCTTTCGGAATCGGCCGTGAAGGTGGGCGTGCATCGCGGGCTGAAGGCGCTGGCCGCGCGAATCCGGGGCAAGGGGACGAAAAACGCGGAAAGCGCGGGGAACGAACCATGA